A region of Streptomyces sp. WMMC500 DNA encodes the following proteins:
- a CDS encoding ATP-binding cassette domain-containing protein, with the protein MTAATTRTAPPDNDVLWARSLHYAHGGTPALAGVSLGVARGEILAVTGPRGSGKTTLLKCLSGQLLPQQGEVWFNSGPVHTLSTGARERLRRDRFGWIGTRPELVPELTTWENVALPLLLAGDAHRVARRMAMEWLERLDAADIARCRPAVLPQAQRQRVAIARALVAGPDVIFADEPTAPLRRAEGVQAMRTLVAAARSHGMSVVLTGPEGDAAVTGSADRTFPLVDGRGVGGARAGAAGAAGYGYGDGGTDVGAAGGARASGASGASGAAENSEDSCSVSA; encoded by the coding sequence ATGACCGCGGCGACCACTCGGACCGCCCCACCCGACAACGACGTGCTGTGGGCCCGCTCCCTGCACTACGCGCACGGTGGCACCCCGGCGCTCGCCGGGGTCTCCCTGGGCGTCGCGCGGGGCGAGATCCTGGCCGTCACCGGCCCGCGCGGCAGCGGCAAGACGACGCTGCTGAAGTGCCTGTCCGGGCAACTGCTGCCGCAGCAGGGCGAGGTGTGGTTCAACAGCGGCCCCGTGCACACCCTGTCCACCGGCGCCCGCGAGCGGCTGCGCCGCGACCGCTTCGGCTGGATCGGCACCCGCCCCGAACTGGTCCCCGAGCTGACGACCTGGGAGAACGTGGCGCTGCCGCTGCTGCTGGCCGGCGACGCGCACCGCGTGGCGCGGCGCATGGCGATGGAGTGGCTGGAGCGCCTCGACGCGGCCGACATCGCGCGCTGCCGGCCGGCGGTGCTGCCGCAGGCGCAGCGCCAGCGCGTCGCCATCGCCCGCGCGCTGGTCGCCGGGCCGGACGTGATCTTCGCCGACGAACCGACCGCGCCGCTGCGGCGCGCGGAGGGGGTGCAGGCGATGCGCACGCTCGTCGCCGCGGCGCGCTCGCACGGCATGAGCGTCGTGCTGACGGGGCCGGAGGGCGACGCGGCCGTCACGGGGTCCGCGGACCGGACGTTCCCGCTGGTGGACGGGCGAGGGGTGGGCGGGGCGCGGGCGGGCGCGGCGGGGGCCGCGGGTTACGGGTACGGGGACGGGGGTACGGACGTGGGCGCCGCAGGGGGCGCACGGGCTTCGGGGGCTTCGGGGGCTTCGGGGGCCGCGGAGAACTCGGAGGACTCGTGCTCAGTCTCCGCCTAG
- a CDS encoding serine hydrolase domain-containing protein has translation MRTYGDITARRTLASLLGLLLALTACGADRGEDVRELRDDGGTAAVGTRGHAPGRTDPADPAARAVEKYLDEVWPDGAPGTVVAARGGDLVTCSGRGLADIRDGRRTRCGTVYDIASMTKQFTAAAIVKLQSEGRLRTTDRLGRYVDRVPADKRGITLHHLLTHTAGLPEAVGDDYDPLSRDELVAAALATPLDTPPGETYAYSNTGYSLLAAVVEKASGTDYEAYLADRLFRPAGMTDTGYVLPDWDTDRIATEYDEKGRPQGTPLDHPWAADGPYWNLRGNGGMLSTARDMLRWHRALLGDRILGDHEKSLLFRPYVSEGEAGGIESFYGYGWSILDLDGSRLATHDGGNDWSGGRVARYLDDGVLVFWISNHVARAGRWDVAAGDRELVTGIAERVRARP, from the coding sequence ATGAGGACGTACGGAGACATCACCGCCCGGCGCACACTCGCTTCCCTCCTGGGGCTGCTGCTGGCGCTCACCGCCTGCGGCGCGGACCGCGGCGAGGACGTGCGGGAGCTGCGGGACGACGGCGGCACCGCCGCCGTGGGCACGCGGGGCCACGCGCCCGGCCGGACGGACCCCGCCGATCCCGCCGCCCGCGCGGTGGAGAAGTATCTCGACGAGGTCTGGCCCGACGGCGCCCCCGGCACCGTTGTCGCCGCCCGCGGCGGCGACCTCGTGACCTGCTCCGGGCGCGGCCTCGCCGACATCAGGGACGGCCGCCGCACGCGCTGCGGCACCGTCTACGACATCGCGTCGATGACCAAGCAGTTCACCGCCGCCGCGATCGTCAAGCTCCAGTCCGAGGGCCGGCTGCGCACCACCGACCGCCTCGGCCGGTACGTCGACCGCGTCCCCGCCGACAAGCGCGGCATCACGCTGCACCACCTGCTCACCCACACCGCCGGCCTCCCCGAGGCCGTCGGCGACGACTACGACCCCCTCTCCCGCGACGAGTTGGTCGCCGCCGCCCTCGCCACCCCCCTCGACACCCCGCCCGGCGAGACCTACGCCTACTCCAACACCGGCTACAGCCTCCTCGCCGCCGTCGTGGAGAAGGCGTCCGGCACCGACTACGAGGCGTACCTCGCCGACCGCCTCTTCCGACCCGCCGGCATGACCGACACCGGCTACGTCCTGCCCGACTGGGACACCGACCGCATCGCCACCGAGTACGACGAGAAGGGCCGCCCGCAGGGCACTCCCCTGGATCACCCCTGGGCCGCCGACGGCCCGTACTGGAACCTCCGCGGCAACGGCGGCATGCTCTCCACCGCCCGCGACATGCTCCGCTGGCACCGCGCCCTGCTCGGCGACCGCATCCTCGGCGACCACGAGAAGTCCCTGCTCTTCCGGCCGTACGTCTCCGAGGGCGAGGCCGGCGGCATCGAGTCCTTCTACGGCTACGGCTGGAGCATCCTCGATCTCGACGGCTCCCGCCTCGCCACCCACGACGGCGGCAACGACTGGTCCGGCGGCCGTGTCGCCCGCTACCTGGACGACGGCGTGCTGGTCTTCTGGATCAGCAACCACGTGGCGCGCGCCGGGCGGTGGGACGTCGCCGCCGGGGACCGGGAGCTGGTCACCGGAATCGCCGAACGGGTGCGCGCCCGCCCGT